One genomic segment of Panicum virgatum strain AP13 chromosome 2N, P.virgatum_v5, whole genome shotgun sequence includes these proteins:
- the LOC120659418 gene encoding small nuclear ribonucleoprotein-associated proteins B and B'-like, with product MSNPKGSKMLQFVNYRMRVTIQDGRQLVGKFMAFDRHMNLVLGDCEEFRRLPPSKSSKTTGDREERRTLGLLLLRGEEVVSMTVEGPPPPDESRAKAAAAGGALAGPGVGRAAGRGVPSGPLLQAAPGLAGPVRGVGGPAPGMMQPQISRPPMPNLSAPPVAYPQVVRPPQGMPPPPMRPGMPPQMPMPFQRPPGAPPAPFPGAPPQQFMRGPPPMGPPQIRPGMPGPPHPGMRPGMPPPPFGQPRPGMPPPPPGPQQPGQNPPQ from the coding sequence ATGTCGAACCCGAAGGGCTCCAAGATGCTCCAGTTCGTCAACTACCGCATGCGGGTGACGATCCAGGACGGCCGCCAGCTCGTTGGCAAGTTCATGGCGTTCGACCGCCACATGAACCTCGTCCTCGGCGACTGCGAGGAgttccgccgcctcccgccctcCAAGTCCTCCAAGACCACCGGCGACCGCGAGGAGCGCCGCACGCTCGGgcttctcctcctccgcggcgagGAGGTCGTCTCCATGACCGTCgagggcccgccgccgcctgacgAGTCGCGCGCCAAGGCCGCCGCGGCTGGGGGTGCCCTCGCCGGCCCGGGTGTCGGCCGCGCCGCTGGACGCGGTGTTCCCTCTGGCCCGCTCCTCCAGGCCGCTCCGGGCCTCGCCGGCCCTGTTCGGGGCGTGGGTGGACCCGCCCCCGGCATGATGCAGCCCCAGATCTCGCGGCCGCCGATGCCCAACCTGtcggcgccgccggtggcgtACCCGCAGGTTGTGCGACCGCCGCAGGGGATGCCTCCTCCGCCAATGCGGCCTGGAATGCCGCCGCAGATGCCGATGCCGTTCCAACGTCCGCCTGGGGCGCCGCCTGCTCCGTTCCCTGGGGCACCCCCACAACAGTTCATGAGGGGTCCCCCGCCGATGGGGCCGCCTCAGATCAGGCCCGGGATGCCGGGTCCTCCACACCCTGGAATGAGGCCTGGgatgcctccgccgccgttcgGACAGCCGAGGCCAGGGATGCCGCCCCCGCCACCTGGCCCGCAGCAGCCTGGACAGAACCCGCCGCAGTAG
- the LOC120662289 gene encoding uclacyanin 1-like, which produces MASKRRLLIVAVVVLFAAVAALAIAADLVVEDGKGWDLDVDYDEWVDGNEFFVGNRLALFKYIKGNHSVVEATAAGFAACSAANSLATWASGDDRVPLSAPGQRWFFSGVGKDCVQGMRFNFTVLPVVKLSPSPSSSLPPPPSSSSAPRSSGGSGLAPVLGIAFNWVTN; this is translated from the exons ATGGCTTCCAAGCGGCGGTTGCTAATCGTCGCCGTCGTTGTCCTAtttgcggcggtggcggcgctagccATCGCCGCTGACCTCGTGGTCGAGGACGGCAAGGGCTGGGACCTAGATGTCGACTACGACGAGTGGGTCGATGGCAACGAGTTCTTCGTCGGCAACAGGTTGGCCT TGTTCAAGTACATCAAGGGCAACCACTCGGTggtggaggcgacggcggcgggcttcGCGGCTTGCAGCGCCGCCAACAGCCTCGCAACGTGGGCCTCCGGCGACGACAGGGTCCCCCTCAGCGCGCCGGGGCAGCGGTGGTTCTTCAGCGGGGTGGGCAAGGACTGCGTTCAGGGCATGAGGTTCAACTTCACCGTCCTCCCGGTCGTCAAGCTCTCCCCCTCACCCTCCTcgtcactgccgccgccgccgtcgtcctcgaGCGCTCCCCGCAGCAGCGGTGGCAGCGGCCTCGCTCCTGTTCTAGGCATCGCGTTCAACTGGGTTACAAATTGA